A single genomic interval of Leishmania panamensis strain MHOM/PA/94/PSC-1 chromosome 25 sequence harbors:
- a CDS encoding hypothetical protein (TriTrypDB/GeneDB-style sysID: LpmP.25.1460) produces the protein MRLLGYPRLISMESFREPNVELVADCLHWLIIRYEPSAEVTFNIEREHNRVTFFKQVCEVTLAKGRIKLNVKKLYQADGHAVQEMLKLANVLKKAMKATDAEEPDFTALHQMAAQKNVSDAKAVQQLCSELTTDGSSLFFLVEAELNSRGDRQRILSRATEVGEFERRLRELLTNVAQEVDQYQQSIVNLSADETNLEQKIENKKAHLERAQKQYKSAMATNPAFLKEYENHEKKLQAQFVNYLEQYRNLEFLEHQIAKYNAKEDVMLEEQETKLKVMRERLRKEELKNIRADNVASRPSGRRGSGSGSLTPAISDTEDDGYDYTPRMNGGVRIRNAAEEDSSGEESTSSGDDESESDDSRPRQQRRPQNTVGHSRGSLGHGGTVNTDNDNHEEEDESLVNQMRRPRVATGTRPPAAGGERPRYLANNPADTDSSSETDSSELSTPTSSGEFSSDDSSDYSGSDESDI, from the coding sequence ATGCGTCTCCTCGGCTACCCACGGCTGATAAGCATGGAGTCGTTCCGCGAGCCGAATGTGGAGCTGGTCGCCGATTGCCTTCACTGGCTTATCATCCGCTATGAGCCGTCTGCGGAGGTGACATTCAATATCGAGCGAGAGCACAACCGCGTGACGTTCTTCAAACAGGTGTGTGAGGTTACCCTCGCCAAGGGGCGAATCAAACTAAACGTGAAGAAGCTCTACCAAGCGGACGGGCACGCCGTGCAGGAGATGCTGAAGCTTGCGAATGTGCTGAAGAAGGCGATGAAGGCAACCGATGCCGAGGAGCCCGACTTCACCGCACTGCACCAGATGGCTGCGCAGAAAAATGTGAGTGATGCCAAGGCTGTGCAACAGCTGTGCAGCGAACTGACGACAGACGGCAGCAGCCTCTTCTTCTTAGTAGAGGCAGAACTGAACTCGCGCGGTGACCGCCAGCGCATCTTATCTCGTGCCACCGAGGTTGGCGAGTTTGAGCGCCGTCTGCGGGAGCTGCTCACCAACGTCGCCCAGGAGGTGGATCAGTATCAGCAAAGTATCGTCAATCTCAGCGCAGACGAGACCAACCTGGAGCAGAAGATTGAGAACAAGAAGGCGCACCTAGAGCGTGCCCAGAAGCAGTACAAAAGTGCCATGGCCACTAACCCCGCCTTCCTCAAGGAGTATGAGAACCACGAGAAGAAGCTCCAGGCACAGTTTGTTAACTATCTCGAACAGTATCGCAACTTGGAGTTTCTGGAGCATCAGATTGCTAAGTACAACGCCAAAGAGGATGTCATGCTTGAGGAGCAGGAGACTAAGCTGAAGGTGATGCGGGAGCGACTGcgcaaggaggagctgaagaacATCCGCGCGGACAACGTGGCGAGCCGTCCGAGTGggcgccgtggcagcggcagcgggagcCTGACACCGGCGATAAGCGATACCGAAGACGACGGGTATGACTACACTCCGCGCATGAATGGCGGAGTGCGTATCCGCAATGCCGCTGAGGAGGATAGCAGTGGGGAGGAGTCCACCTCCTCGGGTGATGACGAGAGCGAAAGCGACGACAGCAGgccgcgtcagcagcggcgaccaCAGAATACCGTTGGCCATAGTCGCGGGTCGCTCGGTCACGGTGGCACCGTAAACACCGACAATGACAAccacgaggaggaagacgagtCGCTTGTGAACCAGATGCGCCGGCCACGAGTAGCGACAGGGACGCGGCCGCCTGCCGCGGGAGGAGAGCGCCCACGGTATCTCGCCAACAACCCTGCCGACACTGACTCCTCTTCCGAGACGGACAGCAGTGAGCTGTCCACCCCGACGAGTAGCGGTGAGTTTAGCAGCGACGACTCCAGCGACTACAGCGGTTCTGACGAAAGCGACATTTAG